The following nucleotide sequence is from Emys orbicularis isolate rEmyOrb1 chromosome 21, rEmyOrb1.hap1, whole genome shotgun sequence.
gcagggactgcgggtcgggagtgacgggcaccggcagagctggggggagcccagggctgggctggcaggggctgcgggtcgggagtgacgggcaccggcagagctggggtgggggcagggctgggctagcaggggctgcgggtcgggagtgacgggcaccggcagagctggggtgggggcagggctgggctagcaggggctgcgggtcgggagtgaggggcaccagcagagctggggggagcccggggctgggctagcagggggctgcgggtcgggagtgagggaaccggcagagctggggggggcagggccaggcgagcaggggctgcgggtcgggagtgacgggcaccggcagagctggggggagtccagggctgggctggcagcccccccctcatgcccctcccccctgcagtgtACCACTGGGTGGAGATGCGAACCAAGATGCGGATCATGGGCTTCCCTGGCGCCACCATCAAGCCCCTGaacgaggaggcggcggcggagCTGGGCGCCGAGCTGCTGGGCGAAGCTATCGTCTTCGGCGTGGGCGGCCTGTGCATCTTCCTGGAGTACGCGCGCCAGGCCTCCAACAccaggaggaaggaggaggagcagagcagcaccCTAGTGGGCCTGCAAGAGCAGgtggctgagctgggcctggCCGTGGAGACCCTGGACGCGCAGCTGCGCGAGGTGAACCGCCTGCTGCTGGACATCTCCACCAGCGCCAAGAAATAGGGGCCCCCCGGGGCGGGTTGCCAAGGAGGAGCCTGGCgcgcctgagccctgccccccggtgCTGGGGTGTGGAGCTGGCTGTGGCCGGGAGGAGCCTGCGCTGGGCCAAGCGACCGGGAGACGCCCCCGTGTGGGCTCAGGGGTCCAGGCTCATGACCCCCCTCTGCTCCCGCAGAGTCTTGAGTTTTCTACAATGTAAATATTCATCCATTAAAACCCACCTGCTGCTGAGGAGGCGGAGCCGTGATTGGGGcggggctcagggaaaggggcagagccACAGGTCTGCCAGCAGCGCTGGTTTGCACCCAGGGCTCCCCTAGAAAGTGGAGCTGGTCCCAGCTCTTCCTTCCCCGGGGTCTGGGATCGGCCCCTTCCCTAGGGCCTGTCCCGGCATCGGGCAGTGGGGGGCCCAGCCAGATCCACCTCCCTTCCGGGGCGTTACTGATCTTCCGTGTCACTTCCCCTGCTCTTCCCAATTGCTCCTTGGGGCTCGCCCCACTGAccaagggccctgccccccatagAGATCCCAGCCTTTGGGCCAGGATCTGGGCTGGCCGTGCCGCTGCTTCCCCTTCCTGCGCTGGCCCGTGGTGGTGCTTCCGGGGCCTGTTCCTCCGTCTCACTCTTCCTGCAGGGGCGAAGTGTCCTGGCAGTGGCTGGTGCCCAGCCCAGGGGGCACTCCATGGGGCAGGGTCCATGGGACAGCCTGGCCAGAGTGATTCCTAGGGGGAGCCACTGGGTGGGGCTGATTAATgcagcagggcaggggttggaggTCTCTGTGTCCCTCCCACTTCCATACAGGCCCAGGggtccccagctcctccagcccagcaGGACCCACATGGCCGGGTCCTGCTGCTGGGTCTAGCAGGGGCAGGGGCCGTCCTGGACAACTGTCACCTTTCTGCCCTAGCCCAGACAGGTGGGGCTGCTCCCCCAAGATCCCCCcttggccggggggagggcagaaggctgggaacAGCATCTGCCTGGAGAGGGGCGAGCCCTGGGGAATAGGCTGTagggccaggccaggctggggagcCAGCCACCAACCCGGCTGGATTTGCCCCGGGGGGGCCATGCAGGGCTGGGGAccaggctggctggaggcagcGGGGGCTGGGCTAATGCATCCTCCCCCTGGCTCAGCagttcagccccctgctctgagtcCAGGGACTgaaccagccctggggctgcttcCTTAGCTTGGCTCTGCCCTGAAGGGGAGGAGCCAGGCGGAGGAGCGCTGGGAGGCCTGGTTCTGggggaggatggggtggggcGCTGAGGGCGTGGGGTGCTGGGGAGGCCTGGTTctgggggaggatggggaggggcgagggggcgctggggaggcctggttctgggagggtggggggcaggagtgctggggagGCCTGGTTCTGGGGGAGGATGGGAAGGGGCGCTGTAGGAGaggggcactggggaggcctggttctggggcagcaggggtgttGGGGTGGCCTGGttctggggcggggaagggggtggggtgcggggaaGTCCCACGCTGGCCCTGGATGGTGCCAAGGGCTTGGTCATTGCagggccccagccctgggaacagaacccaggtgtccggtcaGCCCCACCCCTCTGGACCTTAGCAAGAGCCCCCTGGTGCTGCTGGTgtgctgggccctggggctgaTCCTGTCTGGGGAGGCATTTGCGGGCCATGCAGCCCCATGGCAGGGGGGAGCACATGCTCACGGGGCGTTGAGCAAGAAGGGTCCTgcctgctgggctgtggggggtggaGAGTTGGGGGCAGGAGTAGGTTCAGTCCTGGTTCCAGTTGAttcaggggcctggggctggtTTCCGAGCAgttatttgggggcaggggttcgGGCCATGGGTGTGCCCTACCCAGGGACCCGCCCCGCACATCAGCCCTGCTGGCCctcagctgcagggagcagggctggggcaggcagattTAGGGTAACTTTttgccagcccccccagccctggcatgGCTGGGCCTGGAGAAACGGGCCCAtcggcagctgccctgctggagtGAAGCCCTAGGGACCAGCCGCCCGCTCCCCGCCTCACGCGCTCCCCCAACCTGGGCAATCCATGCACAAGAGGTGCTAATGTGCAACTActgcccctgggctgccccccccccccacaagtgtATGTGGCGAGGGggtgctggctggggcaggcctggccagggggcggagTTCAGCTGACTGGGTGTGGGCCAGGCCGCGGCCGAACAGAGACAGgttggcagagggctggggcaggcctgTCCAGAGCTGAGCAGGGACAGGTTGgcagagggcaggggtggggccggccTGGCCAGGGCTGAGCAGAGGTTGGCAGAGGTAGGGCAGGCCTGGCCAAGATGGGGCAGGTTGGCAGAGGTGGGTGGGCTGGGGCCAAGCAGGGCAGGttggcagagggctgggctgggctaggcctggccagggccagggccaggttaGCAGTGGGGAGGACAGGCCTGCCCAGGGAGAGGTTGGCAGGGGGCCTGGGCTGGGTTGCTGGTCTCTGCTGGCTGGCACCTGGTGAGGGCAGCTACCAAAATGGCATCACAACTGCAATTTGCCCAGCAATGGATTCCAGTAAGGgccctgcgccccctccccagccccagagggagatggattcccccaccccccccagctccaagtcCGGCCGGGCCTCAGCCTGCCTGCAGGTGGCTCGCGGGGACTCCCACAATGGCCCAGCTTGTGTCCCTGGCAAAGCCCCAGGAGGggggggccctgcaccccaacacccccaCCTGGAGCCAGGCCAGCccactccccgccctcccccccagccccagttaGTTCTGCCCTTCCTAGTGTTTAATGAGAAGGCCACGCAGTGACAAGGCACCTGGCTTCccctgtcggggggggggggacgggacaggacCCTTCCCCAGAGCTTTGCCCAGGCCACAactggcctcccctccccccccccgccacctgccCCAGTTGGTGCTGGGGCGGGTGTTCCAGGCAGAGCGGGGATCCCCCTATGGCTGTTACAACCCCGTAACCTCCTGGGGTTGCCCCCCCCATGGCTTCCTctccgcaccccacccccctgaagACGGGAGGTTTGCCCAGATCTATTTCCCACCAGCCCAGAGCACGTGGAATTTATTATAGTCCCGGCCTTTGTGGCCTCCTTGCCAGGGACAGAGCCTGACACACACCCCCCATGCACCCcagccacacccctcccccgctgtccccctccctctctccccgctgGGGCGAGCGGGGCTCCAGGGCAGGCatgggggggctctgggaggcCACAGGAGCCCAGCTTGGCCCTGCTGCCAGGCCGGGGGGGATGGGTACAGTGGGCAGAGGACACTGAGGGGCATATGGGGGGCCCAGGCCTGGCACTGGCtgacagggctggggtggcactCGGTGGGGGGATAATTGGGGTGTGGCTcaggctccagcagcccctctgcccccctgggcACAGGCTGGCAGGGAGGGGTTGATGCAGCCCCCCAAGGCACAAACTATCTGAGTAGAGCCTtgtgacccctgaacccccctccccacaccccactctaaccccccagcccccacttccctccccaagccagggatagaacccaggcgtcctgccccgCAAGGAGACAGAGGGAGGCGGGTAACTTACAAAAAGAAAAGGTTTATTCCAGAACTGGGTACCAAGGGTCCGTGCCCAGTGCCAGGCAGGGGCCTGGTGCCAGGCAGCacaggggaatgggggggggggggggagaagagtctCACCCTGGTACCGGGCACAAATGCCCCAGAAATCagtaaaaaaccaacaacccgaAAAAATAAAGTGAACATTAACAGCCGCATAGAAAAGAGCTGagagcctgcccctcccctgccaggggGTAAAGGCTCCACCCCCCCCTCAGGACAGTTCCGGTCACTGCCCAGCTGGGGCCCCCCACCTCCTCAGGTACAAGATAAAaaaactcccccttccccctcgtGTAAAAAACTATAAAACAAGCTGAACCCAGCAGAGCCGGGGTCCAGGAAGCAGTGAGTGGAcgcagggcaggcctggggggGATCCCCGGGGGGGTGTACAGCTGGGGGGATCCCTGGGGGGCCCTGGCCCTCCaattcagggcagggcaggggtgttgcAGGGAATCTCTCCGTCATGCTGGGCCCCCAGGGGGAGGCAGCTCTGCGGCTGCCCCTGGGGGGCAGGAATGACACCGACTCCTCCCGgagacccccccagccctgctctccggggggaggggccctTTGGTAGGcagcagcctgcagggggcgctatTGCTTTGCTCCCGCCCCAGGGGTAAGGCACAGCCTGGGAGCTCCCGGGGCAGCCccaggggaatggggggggggggtctccaggAATTTGGGCCACCCCCTGGAATTGCACAGTGGGGCTGGCGCCCCGGTAACCACCGGCCGGAGGAtggggtgcatgggggaggggcttcaagtgtgagggggaggggtgcgTGTCAAAGACGATAAACCCGCGGGTGGCGCAGGAGCCTCGGCAGCCCCGGGACCCCCAGCCggatgggatgggggggcgggggggggctagGGCGAGCCCCGCTTCCGCAGTTCCAGCACGAacgctgcagagagagagagagaggggagggggtgagtggCTAGGCCAGGagccacatggggggggggcagagggggagatgCGCCGCGCCAGGCCAGGCCGCCCCACGGCCACCGGgaagcagccagggggctccgagCTGAACCAGCCCGTGGGTGGAAGTGGCTCTCGCTCAGGGGCTGGGGCgtctgtgtggggctgggggcacgcACAGagaacgccccctccccccagacccctCATGCCACGCCTCCCTCCCCCTACAGAGCGGGCAGGAACCAAGCTCAGTGACCCCCACAGGTCGCTCACCCTCGATGATCTCCTCCTTCAGTTTCTGCAGCTCCCGGCGcacctcctccagcagctcctgggcGAGGGTGCAGCGTTAGGGGGTGCggcccaccctgcaccccctcgtggacagcccttcccccaccaccacccctgcctgcagccctgcccctctcccccggcACCCCCTCACGGGCATCCCCCCCTACACAGCCCCACCTACCTCCCCTAGCACCCTCCTCccatgcacagccctgccccctccccggcaccccccccaccgccccatgtgcagccccatccccccagcactccacccccactcccctggacacacaccccccccgcactcccggcacccttcccttccccccagcgtCCCCCCATACAAAGCCCTGCaacagccccctgcatccctccccccatcactgggCACCTgcatagcccctcccccactcccaccccatgcAAACCCCGCCTCCAGCACCaccaccccccgccccggcccaaTCCAGAACCCCGCCGCCACGCTCAGGGtcatggggtcctgctccagtCACCGAGCAGAGAGTCCCAGGTTTAGGTCACCCCAGGGCcgggctccctggctcctcccccaccctggtaCCTGTTTGATCCGCTCCAGGTCAGACTCATCTGTGCTGGGTGGGGGCTCCGTGCTGCTGGGGGCACCTGATTtcatcctggggggggggcaggagttaGGGGTGAGAAGCCCCAGGAAGCTCTATGTCCCTCTTTGGCAGGGATCCCACCCCCGTCCGAGAGCCTTGCCACTGAGCGGGCGCCACAGCTTGGGGTGACACACAGCCAGCATTAGGTTCCAGAGTTAACAGGCAGCCTACTTACGGGTGGGGCATCAGGAtttctgggttctttccccaccTGTGCTACTGTGCTCTTTGGCAAGTCCCTGCCAAgcctggtgcctcagtttccccacgggCAATGGGGGGGGAGGCGAGATATTCACGGTAGGACTGAGGTATCACTCCGTGGCTAAGGGCGCAGCAGGGCGAGGAGATATTCAGAAGGATCAGGGGAAGCCAAGCCAAGCCAGGCCATGTGGCTCTGGTTGCTGCCCAGTGGGTACCGTGCCAGGGAGTCACAGCCCTACCCAGCTCTGCGCCCTTGGGCTCTGCATcgaccctgcccccagcagcgCATGCGCcacaccccagccagccccacaggctGGAGCCTCAGGGACAGCTCTGGGCCCTGGCACCACTGCCCAGCAGGAAACCCCCTGGCCATGgggtccccatccccccccccacttccctccaggGGCCCCTCTGCATCCAGCTCTAGGAGTGTCCCTGCTCCGCCAGCCCCCGTGTCCAGGGtaccccctttctcctcccttggaGCCAGGCCtagtgccccccccacccctcagtctGCCCAGTATCTGCCCCATGGCCTCGGTGCCCCGACCCATGCCCGGGCACTACCCCGAGAGGCTGGTGCTACTCTGTGCGGGGCTGGGAGAGTCGCTGCTCTCCTGGGTCTCACTatgccgggggggtggggtggggaaagaggcattcagaccccggcccggcccctcctggctccagccgcgctgacccccaccctccccatggTCCGGCCCGGCAGCACCCACCTGGGCAGGGTGGAGCTGTTCTTCTCCCAGGGCCTCCGCACCGAGTCTGCCAAGAGAGGGGAGAAATGGGCGCCTGGCGCTTTAACTGGGGAGGTCCATGGGGAGAGGGGTCTCagacacccagccccccaccccagcagagaGTCCAAGGTGTGAACCCTCCATGCGTGGGCCCCCCCACACGCAGGGCCCCGCGCCCCTGGCCAGTGCCAGGCAGCATGATGCCCAGGCGAGGGGCTGCCCGCCCCCCCTTCAttcagctcccagcatgccctgctccccctgtcctccccctgggcatgctgggagccaggggtcTCGGGGGCTGGCCGGGCCCCCCCAACTCACCGCTCGGCAGGCTCAGGGTCCTAGTACCTGAGGGTTCGGCGGCGTCTTGCTGCTGGAggcagaacgggggggggggggtgtcagtgggtCTTGCGGCCATGGgcgagccccccttcccccccaatgagccccaggagatctccctccccccaagaagtGGGGCCAGCTCCCTCCTGAACTGCTGGGCAGATCCGGGACTCGGCACCGGCCCAGCCAGGCCCCAgggctcagccccctccccaggaaCAGGAGATCCCTGCCCTGGCgtggccgtgggggggggggggggggagacgggacAACACTCACGCTGGAAACGTCGTCATCTTTCTTTGGCCCAGGCTTCTCGCCCGGCAGCGTGGCTTTCCGCCTGCGGGGggcaccggggagagcggggttAGCGCCCGCCCCAAGAGTCACccgtccccccagccctgccaggaggCACAGATCCCACTCGGACAAGCGGGGCGACGCCCTGACCCCCTGGCAGGGCAGAGTCAGCATCGGGGACACGTCTGGgatctccccccagctctccccacgcttccccatgccccagccccacacccacagggcagccctcctttcccccctggcacagagcccccagccccccacagcagagccccctgtcccccaccaccaccccagccccccaacacagagccccctgcgcccccccccgacACTGagacccagcaccccctcccccactcaccgtCTGGCCAGCATGGCGCTCATCTCCTCCATcaggcccccgccccccccgccacgGCTGGCCTCGTTCTTTGGGGCCGTCCCGGGGCTGCCCCCTGCCGGCCCAGCGCCATCCTCCTGCTGccgggggggcaggaagcagagtCATTACCAGGCCCAGTGCCGCAAtccccccctcccgctcccccacACCCTACCCCCCCCCAGTTCTAACTCTGCTCAGTGtcttggccccccccccccccccccccgcagggacccccccccagccccctctgggCAGGCGACAGGCCAACCCAACTCCCAATGCCAGAcccagcctgggctggggccgCCTGACCCCTACCTTCTTCCCACtcccaccgcccctccccccaactccgccccccccacccaccttgGCGATTTTCCTGAGTTTTGCGCTGGCGATGGCAGCTGCCAGGCCGCTGGCCCCCCCGCCTCCCGCCCCAGGGCCCTGCGCAGCAGGCAGAGGAGGGGCGGGCGGTGGCCCCCCAGTCGCAGGGGGCGGCCCCCCAGTCGCAGGGGGCGGCCCCCCAGCAGCGGCGGGCAGGCCAGGTGGCGGAGGCGGCCCTGGAGGGGGCGGTGGTcccgggggcggcggggggcctCCCCCCGAAGGGGTCGCTGGAGCTCCTGCCACACAAGACCAAGGGGGGTtagagggggatggggggtggggaagaggtctGAGCAAATGCCACTGGGACCCTCTTAGCCAGGCAAGACCACCCTGGGGACTGGGGGCCCCGCACAGTGTcgtcgtcgtcccccccccccgccagtggaCACAACTAATCCCCACaacatcaattatttaaatccatgagccccccccccccccccccccgcagcagccgcCGCCCCCGGGCCTGGGGCTGAGGCACCGATGGGgagacacccgcccccccccccgcacgggcACAGTCCTGTGGGGCTAGAGACAcggctgggggggaagagggaggggtcATGTGCGAAAGACCAACCCCGACTCCCAGTGCCTGCCCCACCgttcccccccgcctgccccctaactcccccccgcctgcccccaccGCATTACCCACCTGCACTGGCCACCCGGCGCTCCTGttcctgctccagctgctgcctgggagaCAAAGCGGGGTGAgaactggaagggggggggggagagaacaaatacccagggacccctccccagggtgtctcccctccccatcactcACGTGCGCGGCGAGGCCTGGGGGGACCCCGGGTCCAGGATCCCTGACACCACGAACCCACACATGCTGGCCAGCCGCTCGCCCCGCCAGCCGCAAGCCGATTAGGGGCTGAGCCGGCAGCGCCCGCCCCAGCCGCTCCAGGGCTTAGCCGGGAGGGGGGGGTCACTTCAGTAATCCCCCGGGGCACGGGCGTCAGCAACTGGGCAGCCCTCACCGAGGGGCCCAGGATGGGACGGGGCGGGagccatgtccccccccccccctccactacCTCCCCAGGGCCACCCTGACTCCCCTTCGCCCCCCTAAGCCTCAGAGAGCCTCCCTGGTAACGGCCCCTGCGACCCCCACCCTGCCAAGCCCACCGGGGgtctgggaagggggtgggggaacccgGTGGGAGGgcgcaggtgtgtgtgtgtggggggggacgggacaccaTACCTTTTCTGTTGCTCTATCTCATCTGGGGAGGGGCCGTTCTGGGGGGGCCCGGACGGAGCCAAGCCTGCACCGGGACACACAATGGGGGTGTAGGTCAgcaacagcctcccctcccccccccgagatcAGAGCGCCGGCTCCCCACTCCCGGCCACAGGTCCCACAGGGCGACCCGccctccagccccccaaaccCTGGCACTGCCGTGGGGCCAAGCCCCCGCgtctccagcctgagccccccccaagccGCGCCCAGCCCCCTGGGcgatgggggcggggccgggcgccGCTCACTCAcccgcctccagccggtccaggGCGAGCAGCATCCCGCTGGCGAACTGGCTGGCGTCCTCCTTGGTGCCGAAGTTGAGCCCCCAGACCTGGCGGGCGTCGCGCCACTGGTGGAAGTTGGGCGTGGCCTGGTTGTACTTCATCCCCTTCACGATCGCACAGTTAATgaccacctgggggggggggggggggggggggccaggtCAGCAGGGACCCATGGGATtccagtctccccccccccgccccccggaccATACCAAGGCcatggggttggggcggggggagacacaACCAAGAGCAGCTGGCACCCCAGGGACCGGCCTGGGCATGGGGATGGCCctgttcagggggcaggaggggctagtGCCATGGGGGGGCAGGACACCTGGCTTCTCACCCGAGCTCGGGGCAGAG
It contains:
- the OPA3 gene encoding optic atrophy 3 protein, giving the protein MVAGAFPIAKLLYLGVRQLSRPLAARIKAGARASPFFRAYVCGPPAQLYHWVEMRTKMRIMGFPGATIKPLNEEAAAELGAELLGEAIVFGVGGLCIFLEYARQASNTRRKEEEQSSTLVGLQEQVAELGLAVETLDAQLREVNRLLLDISTSAKK
- the VASP gene encoding LOW QUALITY PROTEIN: vasodilator-stimulated phosphoprotein (The sequence of the model RefSeq protein was modified relative to this genomic sequence to represent the inferred CDS: substituted 1 base at 1 genomic stop codon); protein product: MDEPGEGPAGAPPPTFTPFSLRSETVVCATRATVMLYDDANKKWVTAGSGPQAVSWVQIYHSPGSNTFRVVGRKMQADQQVVINCAIVKGMKYNQATPNFHQWRDARQVWGLNFGTKEDASQFASGMLLALDRLEAGEXAAPGPAPIAPPSGPPQNGPSPDEIEQQKRYGQEQERRVASAGAPATPSGGGPPPPPGPPPPPGPPPPPGLPAAAGGPPPATGGPPPATGGPPPAPPLPAAQGPGAGGGGASGLAAAIASAKLRKIAKQEDGAGPAGGSPGTAPKNEASRGGGGGGLMEEMSAMLARRRKATLPGEKPGPKKDDDVSSVSAHFSPLLADSVRRPWEKNSSTLPRMKSGAPSSTEPPPSTDESDLERIKQELLEEVRRELQKLKEEIIEAFVLELRKRGSP